A genomic window from Spiroplasma helicoides includes:
- a CDS encoding phosphatidate cytidylyltransferase encodes MKENNINKNDSQNKDNDQELANRKAVNHFKTKEGKATFNKRLVSSIVMLVILVFYLAAGGIYSYMNYLKNIDIASYFSILISLVICGAAIFEMNKATGFNKIYQQIPLILISLVLYLYPISTTLYNFSFYKNLNLNEWLNSWHILVLFLLTFFIYAILGYFKKGITMTNIMMNYIVMIIIVVAFKTFSITSMDLLKSGNKPIFSFNTIVWIWLMIIFGDSFAYIGGMLFGKTKLAPKISPSKSWEGAGIGLSAAFLIGLVYVFIFYFVDPLNNFKPLNVGIDWVASEWLRIVLYLLLAIIFPLIGMFGDLLFSWIKRSVNIKDYSNLIPGHGGVLDRLDSIIVSLFVLFPIILIIPVK; translated from the coding sequence ATGAAAGAAAATAACATCAACAAAAACGACTCGCAAAACAAAGATAATGATCAAGAGTTGGCAAATAGAAAAGCTGTCAATCATTTTAAAACAAAAGAAGGAAAAGCAACCTTCAACAAAAGGCTAGTTTCTTCAATTGTAATGCTTGTGATATTAGTTTTTTATTTAGCAGCTGGTGGAATTTATTCATACATGAACTACTTAAAAAATATTGACATAGCCTCTTATTTTTCTATTCTAATCAGTTTAGTTATTTGTGGAGCAGCAATCTTCGAAATGAACAAAGCTACTGGTTTTAATAAAATTTATCAACAAATACCTTTGATTTTAATATCACTTGTTTTATATCTTTACCCAATATCTACTACACTGTATAATTTTTCTTTTTATAAAAATTTAAATTTAAATGAATGGTTAAATAGTTGACATATTTTAGTTTTATTTTTACTTACTTTCTTTATTTATGCAATTTTAGGTTATTTTAAAAAAGGAATAACAATGACCAACATAATGATGAACTATATTGTAATGATTATAATTGTAGTTGCATTTAAAACATTTAGTATTACAAGTATGGATCTTTTAAAAAGTGGCAACAAACCAATATTTTCATTTAACACAATTGTTTGAATATGACTAATGATAATTTTTGGAGATTCATTTGCTTACATTGGGGGAATGTTATTTGGTAAAACAAAACTAGCTCCAAAAATAAGTCCTTCAAAGTCATGAGAAGGGGCTGGAATTGGTTTAAGTGCAGCATTTTTAATTGGTTTAGTTTATGTTTTTATATTCTACTTTGTAGATCCTTTAAATAATTTTAAACCCTTAAATGTCGGGATTGATTGAGTTGCTTCTGAGTGACTAAGAATAGTTTTATATCTTTTATTAGCAATCATTTTCCCATTGATTGGAATGTTTGGTGATTTATTGTTTTCATGAATTAAAAGAAGTGTCAACATAAAAGATTATTCTAATTTAATCCCTGGTCATGGTGGAGTTTTAGACCGATTAGATTCAATTATTGTTTCATTGTTTGTTTTATTTCCGATTATATTAATTATTCCAGTTAAATAA
- a CDS encoding ABC transporter ATP-binding protein, which translates to MIKNFDKNLRVINEEQPSDEIKKDSFDANANLLKLIHEKGKLKFLWIIMNYGKKYKLLFYSLISVILINSVLISINAYLINIAIQQTLYDVAGSGQNYWDIKYWVWMIICGANLIVMYIFTYYRSALSVRLAVRVEVELRLLVIKRLLDQDISYYSDKKTGEIMTKVVGDTNVIGNEINGLIVWSIQVPFVLVFGSVSIMLVDWKVGLVATISVIVLGIFVACYSITYRKKNKKVRETISSINGDVVDRIGVIKLIKSSATRVYEEKRIREIHRPYMSIFKPVAKIDGNLFATLIASDILTNLLVIAASVIFYNQDVTKFLSILIPITTATVTLTRPLWQMAALIPGISRASASTQQIYEVIKRDPILYDNEEDGVLFDEEIRKIEFRNIKFSYPEKTNVTIISDLNIVFEKGKSYAFVGETGSGKSTISKLLLRFYDPTDGAVLVNDKDLKALNLKSYLSHVGYVEQEPQIIYGNVYDNVRYGYFDATNEEIHEACKKAQVHKIISSWPEGYETVLGERGLLLSGGQKQRLVIARILLKNPELLVLDEATSALDNIVEKEIQSQLNELMIGKTTVVIAHRLTTIKNVDKIFVISPGQGIVQSGTFNELINQDGHFKRLYEAGNS; encoded by the coding sequence ATGATAAAAAACTTTGATAAAAATTTGCGTGTTATTAATGAAGAACAGCCATCAGATGAAATAAAAAAAGACTCTTTTGACGCTAATGCAAATTTGTTGAAATTAATCCATGAAAAAGGAAAACTAAAATTTCTATGAATAATTATGAATTATGGGAAGAAGTATAAGCTTTTATTCTACTCTTTAATCAGTGTTATACTAATAAACTCGGTTTTAATAAGTATTAATGCATATTTGATCAATATTGCGATTCAACAAACTTTATATGATGTTGCTGGGTCAGGACAAAATTACTGAGACATTAAATATTGAGTTTGAATGATTATATGTGGAGCTAACTTGATTGTTATGTATATATTTACATATTATCGAAGCGCTTTATCTGTGAGGTTAGCAGTAAGAGTAGAAGTTGAGTTGAGATTACTAGTTATTAAAAGACTTTTAGATCAAGACATTAGTTACTATAGTGATAAAAAAACTGGTGAGATAATGACTAAGGTTGTTGGAGATACTAATGTTATTGGTAATGAAATAAATGGTTTGATAGTTTGATCAATTCAAGTTCCATTTGTATTAGTTTTTGGTTCAGTTAGCATAATGCTTGTTGACTGAAAAGTTGGACTAGTGGCAACTATTTCAGTAATTGTATTGGGAATATTTGTTGCTTGTTATTCAATAACTTATCGTAAAAAAAATAAAAAAGTAAGAGAAACAATTTCAAGCATTAATGGTGATGTGGTTGATAGAATTGGGGTTATTAAGTTAATTAAATCAAGTGCGACTAGAGTTTATGAAGAAAAACGCATTAGAGAAATTCATAGACCTTATATGTCAATTTTTAAACCAGTTGCTAAAATTGATGGTAATTTATTTGCAACATTGATTGCTTCAGATATTCTTACTAATTTGCTTGTAATTGCAGCATCTGTGATTTTTTACAATCAAGATGTTACAAAATTTTTATCTATTTTAATTCCAATTACAACAGCAACAGTGACTTTAACAAGACCATTGTGACAAATGGCTGCTTTAATACCTGGAATATCTAGAGCAAGTGCATCAACACAACAAATATATGAAGTAATTAAAAGAGACCCAATTTTATATGATAATGAAGAAGACGGGGTTTTATTTGATGAAGAAATTAGAAAAATTGAATTTAGAAATATAAAATTTAGCTATCCAGAAAAAACTAATGTAACAATAATAAGTGATTTGAACATAGTATTTGAAAAAGGTAAAAGTTATGCTTTTGTTGGTGAAACTGGTAGTGGTAAATCAACAATTTCAAAATTACTTTTAAGATTTTATGATCCAACTGATGGTGCAGTTCTTGTTAATGACAAAGATTTAAAAGCATTAAACTTAAAAAGTTACTTATCTCATGTTGGCTATGTTGAACAAGAACCGCAAATCATCTATGGTAATGTATATGATAATGTTAGATATGGTTATTTTGATGCAACAAATGAAGAAATTCATGAAGCTTGTAAAAAAGCACAAGTTCATAAAATAATAAGTTCATGACCAGAGGGGTATGAAACAGTTCTTGGTGAAAGGGGATTGTTACTTTCTGGGGGACAAAAGCAAAGATTAGTAATTGCAAGAATATTGTTAAAAAATCCAGAATTACTGGTTTTAGATGAAGCTACAAGTGCTCTTGATAATATTGTTGAAAAAGAAATACAATCACAGTTAAATGAGCTGATGATTGGTAAAACAACAGTTGTAATTGCTCATCGACTTACAACTATAAAAAATGTTGACAAAATTTTTGTTATTTCTCCGGGACAAGGAATTGTTCAGTCAGGAACTTTCAATGAATTAATTAACCAAGATGGCCATTTTAAAAGGTTATATGAGGCCGGAAACTCATAA
- the uppS gene encoding polyprenyl diphosphate synthase — MKPLNHVAIILDGNGRWAKQKSKPRTFGHKKGFEKIFDTVIFAKEQGIKYITLFCFSTENWNRPKLEVGFLMDYCATIFNEKNKKKYKDNNIKFIWIGRRSTVPEKVKDALENLEKFTFDNDGIQLNIAFDYGSYEELEKVFQKLFKDLEENKLKVNDINFDLIYKNLYTKTVPPVDLLIRTGGEQRLSNFLLLQSAYAELYFTKTYWPDFQQKDFLEAIESYKNRDRRFGRIED, encoded by the coding sequence TTGAAACCTTTAAATCATGTAGCAATTATTCTTGATGGTAATGGTAGATGGGCTAAACAAAAGTCAAAACCAAGAACTTTTGGCCATAAAAAAGGTTTTGAAAAAATATTTGATACTGTTATTTTTGCAAAAGAACAAGGTATTAAGTATATAACTCTCTTTTGTTTTTCTACAGAAAACTGAAACAGACCTAAATTAGAAGTTGGTTTTTTGATGGATTACTGTGCCACAATTTTTAATGAAAAAAATAAGAAAAAATATAAAGATAATAATATAAAATTTATTTGAATAGGGAGAAGATCAACTGTACCTGAAAAAGTTAAAGACGCTCTTGAAAATCTTGAAAAATTTACTTTTGACAATGATGGAATACAATTAAATATTGCTTTTGATTATGGAAGTTATGAAGAATTGGAAAAAGTATTTCAAAAACTATTTAAAGATTTAGAAGAAAATAAGTTAAAAGTCAATGATATAAATTTTGATTTAATTTATAAAAATTTGTACACAAAAACAGTACCTCCAGTCGATTTATTAATTAGAACTGGTGGCGAGCAAAGACTAAGTAATTTTTTATTATTACAATCAGCTTATGCTGAATTATACTTTACAAAAACATATTGACCAGATTTTCAACAAAAAGATTTTTTAGAAGCAATTGAATCTTATAAAAATCGAGATAGAAGATTTGGAAGAATAGAGGACTAA
- a CDS encoding lipoprotein, producing the protein MKKLLNVLAASALISTSTVAVVSCSNRNFTEFQGWIANKESFVLYIGAKDCDYCNKFEDSLTMVKEYNGYDFIQSKFDSLLNEYTTILDTKEVEQEPLTDYGQKLSHSKIDFRQFVIDSKADNFNEKWSENLLKWVISQATEMYMNDEFSNQTNFDSWKQGYRNIAKEKTKSYFNSSSVKGTPLFLVIRNGKLVSWINGFEQSTPVDYEASLNTWFQNIRSDFLNPLIVKTNSKKITTAATDTDESSGSNSGGGSDGSSSGSGGSSSGGSSGESSGGSSSGSGGSGESSSSSSRLPSFDYSSINMNKYIK; encoded by the coding sequence ATGAAGAAGTTATTAAACGTATTAGCGGCGTCAGCACTAATAAGTACTTCTACAGTGGCTGTTGTATCTTGCTCAAATAGGAATTTTACTGAGTTTCAAGGTTGAATAGCTAACAAAGAGAGTTTTGTTCTATATATTGGGGCAAAAGATTGTGATTATTGTAATAAATTTGAAGATTCTTTAACAATGGTTAAAGAATATAATGGTTATGACTTTATTCAAAGTAAGTTTGATTCATTATTAAATGAATATACAACTATTTTAGATACTAAAGAAGTTGAACAAGAACCATTAACTGATTATGGACAAAAATTGTCTCATTCAAAAATTGATTTTAGACAATTTGTAATAGATTCAAAAGCAGATAACTTTAACGAAAAATGAAGCGAAAATCTATTAAAATGAGTAATTAGTCAAGCTACAGAAATGTACATGAATGATGAGTTTTCAAATCAAACAAATTTTGATTCATGAAAACAAGGTTATAGAAATATAGCTAAAGAAAAAACAAAAAGCTACTTTAATAGTAGTAGTGTTAAGGGTACTCCACTATTTCTTGTAATAAGAAATGGTAAATTAGTATCTTGAATTAATGGTTTTGAACAATCAACACCAGTTGATTATGAAGCATCATTAAATACATGATTCCAAAACATTAGATCAGATTTTTTAAACCCATTAATTGTTAAAACTAATAGTAAAAAAATTACAACTGCTGCGACAGATACTGATGAATCAAGTGGTTCAAACTCTGGTGGTGGAAGTGATGGAAGTTCAAGTGGATCTGGAGGTTCATCATCTGGAGGAAGTTCAGGAGAATCTTCTGGTGGAAGTTCAAGTGGATCTGGAGGTTCAGGAGAATCTTCATCAAGTTCTAGTAGATTACCTTCATTTGATTACAGTTCAATCAATATGAATAAATACATCAAATAA
- the rpmG gene encoding 50S ribosomal protein L33 has protein sequence MREGVILRCSICKEENYIAKNDKRKEKIEVKKHCFKCNAHQVHKQKK, from the coding sequence ATGCGTGAAGGAGTTATTCTACGTTGTTCAATTTGTAAAGAAGAAAATTACATTGCAAAGAACGATAAAAGAAAAGAAAAAATCGAGGTAAAAAAACACTGTTTCAAGTGTAATGCTCATCAAGTACATAAACAAAAAAAATAA
- a CDS encoding aminopeptidase P family protein: MKKELLNKILEETKSDAILFYSPQNRYWFSRFPSSLGYLLYTKQKTYLFLDGRYITAARESELLNNVDELIEFGSVFELLNEKIKAHNIKNIVFESDWVFVKEAKTFENKLNADLHPYDFTDLRMIKDEWEVEQIKKACEITHKVFLDVLDFVKPGMTELELARFVSDNFLKHGAEKLSFDTIVASGENGSKPHAVPSERVMKEGDFVTLDMGCYYGGYCSDQTRTFVLGNDNNQKLKEIYDIVHTSQQMGIEAIKPGVFGHEIHKICFDYIESKGYGKYFTHGTGHGIGIEIHEAPNNAPSGNIALTPGMCVTVEPGIYIPGVGGVRIEDDILVTKDGYEYLTNDFRDLQIVKNK, translated from the coding sequence ATGAAAAAAGAATTATTAAACAAAATTTTAGAAGAAACAAAAAGTGATGCAATTTTATTTTATTCACCTCAAAATAGATACTGATTTTCAAGATTCCCATCTAGTTTAGGGTATTTATTATATACAAAGCAAAAAACTTATTTATTTTTAGATGGTAGATATATTACTGCTGCTAGAGAAAGTGAATTATTAAATAATGTTGATGAATTGATTGAATTTGGTAGTGTATTTGAATTATTAAATGAAAAAATTAAAGCTCATAATATTAAAAATATAGTTTTTGAATCAGATTGAGTTTTTGTCAAAGAAGCAAAAACATTTGAAAATAAACTAAACGCTGATTTACATCCTTACGATTTTACAGATTTAAGAATGATCAAAGATGAATGAGAAGTTGAACAAATCAAAAAAGCTTGTGAAATTACTCACAAAGTATTTTTAGATGTATTAGATTTTGTAAAACCAGGAATGACTGAGTTAGAACTTGCAAGATTTGTTTCAGATAACTTCTTAAAACATGGAGCTGAAAAATTAAGTTTTGACACAATTGTTGCTAGTGGAGAAAATGGAAGCAAACCTCACGCTGTTCCTAGTGAAAGAGTTATGAAAGAAGGAGACTTTGTAACTTTAGATATGGGATGTTATTATGGTGGATATTGTTCAGATCAAACTAGAACATTTGTTTTGGGAAATGATAATAATCAAAAATTAAAAGAAATTTATGATATTGTTCATACTTCTCAACAAATGGGAATTGAAGCTATAAAACCAGGAGTATTTGGACATGAAATTCACAAAATTTGCTTTGATTACATTGAAAGTAAAGGTTATGGGAAATACTTTACCCATGGAACAGGTCATGGAATTGGAATTGAAATTCATGAAGCACCAAACAATGCGCCTTCAGGTAATATAGCATTAACTCCAGGTATGTGTGTAACTGTTGAACCAGGAATTTATATTCCTGGAGTTGGAGGAGTTAGAATTGAAGATGATATTCTTGTTACAAAGGATGGATATGAATATTTAACTAATGACTTTAGAGATTTACAAATCGTTAAAAATAAATAA